The Haloplanus sp. CK5-1 genome contains a region encoding:
- a CDS encoding aminopeptidase: MSDPLYAAAETAIHQCMALEAGESCAVVTDDDRLPIGETLYDVASDVTDDTVLLRYPPGEQHGTEPPAPVAAAMADADVVLAPTTKSLSHTRARQGATDAGARAATLPGITEDVMIAGLDADYAVIERHCLSVLEQVADADEIRVTTPAGTDLVVEPGDREWLSDTGLVHDPGDFSNLPAGETFVSPETADGTYVVDGTMMPHGLLDDPIRFEVEDGHVTHISDDAVREQVDRARADVGRDATNLAELGIGTNVGVTALMGSVLLDEKAAGTVHVAIGDDAGIGGDVEAPLHLDGILCDPTVYADGDVIDLPEPDPEAEAA; encoded by the coding sequence ATGTCGGATCCGCTCTACGCCGCCGCCGAGACGGCGATCCACCAGTGTATGGCCCTCGAGGCCGGGGAGTCCTGTGCCGTCGTCACCGACGACGACCGCCTCCCCATCGGCGAGACGCTCTACGACGTCGCCAGCGACGTGACCGACGATACCGTCCTCCTGCGGTACCCGCCGGGCGAGCAACACGGCACCGAACCGCCCGCGCCGGTGGCGGCCGCGATGGCCGACGCCGACGTCGTCCTCGCACCGACGACCAAGAGCCTGAGCCACACCCGCGCCCGACAGGGAGCGACCGACGCCGGCGCGCGTGCCGCGACCCTACCCGGAATCACCGAGGACGTGATGATCGCCGGCCTCGACGCCGACTACGCGGTCATCGAGCGCCACTGCCTGTCCGTCCTCGAACAGGTCGCCGACGCCGACGAGATTCGCGTGACGACCCCCGCGGGGACGGACCTCGTCGTCGAACCCGGCGACCGGGAGTGGCTCTCGGATACGGGACTGGTCCACGACCCCGGCGACTTCTCGAACCTGCCCGCCGGCGAGACCTTCGTCAGTCCCGAGACGGCCGACGGGACGTACGTCGTCGACGGGACGATGATGCCCCACGGCCTCCTCGACGATCCGATCCGGTTCGAGGTCGAGGACGGCCACGTCACGCACATCTCCGACGACGCGGTTCGCGAACAGGTCGATCGGGCCCGCGCGGACGTCGGCCGCGACGCCACCAACCTCGCCGAACTCGGCATCGGGACGAACGTCGGCGTGACGGCGTTGATGGGCTCGGTGCTCCTGGACGAGAAGGCCGCGGGGACGGTCCACGTCGCCATCGGCGACGACGCGGGCATCGGCGGCGACGTCGAGGCACCCCTTCACCTCGACGGCATCCTCTGCGATCCGACGGTGTACGCCGACGGCGACGTGATCGACCTTCCGGAACCCGATCCGGAAGCGGAGGCCGCGTAG
- a CDS encoding phosphoglycerate kinase: MFETLDDIESGNRVLVRVDLNSPVEDGIVKDNRRFSRHAKTVRELVDAGHRVVVMAHQGRPGRDSFVSLSQHADILAEHVGAPIHFVDDVYGESAVEAIRGLDAREALLLENVRMTDDELPERDPSVHADSAFVRTLAPEFDCYVNDAYSAAHRAHASLVGFPLVLPAYAGRVMEAEYEANTSIANREFDGQVTMVLGGAKATDVIDVMTALDEAIDHYLLGGIVGELFLRAAGHDVGYDVDGTELYDHQWEANEERIRELVAERGDRILLPTDLASERDGERTEFAVDGVRKDHPFLDVGSDTVDRYGAVIEDSSVVFVKGALGVFEDERFADGTVGILESIASTDCFSVVGGGDTSRAIELYGIDEDYFSHVSIAGGAYVRALTGESLPAVDALCRNRDDRG; encoded by the coding sequence ATGTTCGAGACGCTCGACGACATCGAGTCCGGAAACCGCGTCCTCGTCCGGGTCGACCTCAACTCGCCGGTCGAGGACGGCATCGTCAAGGACAACCGACGGTTCTCCCGGCACGCCAAGACCGTCCGGGAACTCGTCGACGCCGGGCATCGTGTCGTCGTCATGGCTCACCAGGGCCGACCGGGTCGGGACTCCTTCGTCTCACTCTCCCAACACGCCGACATCCTGGCCGAACACGTCGGCGCGCCCATCCACTTCGTCGACGACGTCTACGGTGAATCGGCGGTCGAGGCCATCCGCGGCCTCGACGCCCGCGAAGCGCTCCTCCTAGAGAACGTCCGGATGACCGACGACGAACTCCCCGAACGCGACCCGTCGGTCCACGCCGACAGCGCCTTCGTCCGAACCCTTGCCCCGGAGTTCGACTGCTACGTCAACGACGCCTACTCGGCGGCCCACCGCGCCCACGCCTCGCTGGTCGGCTTTCCCCTCGTCCTCCCGGCCTACGCCGGGCGCGTCATGGAGGCGGAGTACGAGGCCAACACCAGCATCGCCAACCGCGAGTTCGACGGGCAAGTGACGATGGTGCTCGGCGGCGCGAAGGCGACCGACGTCATCGACGTGATGACCGCCCTCGACGAGGCCATCGACCACTACCTGTTGGGCGGCATCGTGGGCGAGCTCTTCTTGCGGGCCGCGGGTCACGACGTCGGCTACGACGTCGACGGGACGGAGCTGTACGACCACCAGTGGGAGGCCAACGAGGAGCGCATCCGGGAACTGGTCGCCGAACGTGGCGACCGCATCCTCCTCCCCACCGACTTGGCGAGCGAGCGAGACGGCGAACGAACCGAGTTCGCCGTCGACGGCGTCCGGAAGGACCACCCCTTCCTCGACGTCGGATCGGACACCGTCGACCGGTACGGGGCCGTCATCGAGGACTCGTCGGTCGTGTTCGTGAAGGGGGCCCTCGGCGTCTTCGAGGACGAACGGTTCGCCGACGGCACCGTCGGGATCCTCGAGAGCATCGCCTCGACCGACTGCTTTTCGGTCGTCGGCGGGGGCGACACCTCCCGTGCGATCGAACTGTACGGTATCGACGAGGACTACTTCTCGCACGTCTCCATCGCGGGCGGGGCGTACGTCCGGGCGCTCACCGGCGAGTCGCTCCCCGCGGTCGACGCGCTCTGTCGCAACCGGGACGACCGGGGTTAG
- a CDS encoding DUF7382 domain-containing protein yields the protein MFDAFRADRRAIEGLPIRLVIALVIGVASLSVMMNMLTGIQGLSTTELDVRPEPEVVEPGDRSIELTVVGADGTAVADATVLVKSGSADLSGVRTATTDENGVATVSATPALRPNQDEGTLLIEVKPPAGSGYVDRRGNTKVLVVRE from the coding sequence ATGTTCGACGCGTTCCGAGCGGACCGCCGAGCGATCGAGGGGCTGCCGATCAGGCTGGTCATCGCGCTGGTCATCGGTGTCGCAAGCCTGAGTGTGATGATGAACATGCTGACCGGAATTCAGGGGCTGTCGACGACGGAACTCGACGTGCGCCCCGAACCGGAGGTGGTCGAACCGGGCGACCGGTCGATCGAACTCACAGTCGTCGGCGCGGACGGAACTGCCGTCGCGGACGCGACGGTACTGGTGAAAAGCGGGAGCGCCGACTTGAGTGGCGTCCGGACCGCGACCACCGACGAGAACGGAGTCGCAACCGTCTCGGCGACGCCGGCGCTCAGACCGAATCAGGACGAGGGGACGCTACTGATCGAGGTGAAACCGCCCGCGGGGAGCGGCTACGTCGATCGGCGGGGGAACACGAAGGTGCTCGTGGTGCGGGAGTAG
- a CDS encoding HVO_0476 family zinc finger protein, whose translation MTHPGPDAGDRVALACPSCSTEGTTVHEVLKPGGQVTVRCTDCDHVHKERYEPPRETTVDVVVSQGEESTSTTLDLPDGETVAVGDEFVVDTPEAIMQVRLTSIEVGDDSRVEEAAVEDVATLWSRAVDNVRVNVTIHPNDGREDASRSVAVAVPGDHEFVVGETAAFADEEFEITGVQVRDDAPEYRFEKLDHEGDSVFAKDVKRVYARDATSAAWSPW comes from the coding sequence ATGACACATCCCGGCCCCGACGCGGGCGACCGCGTCGCCCTCGCCTGTCCCTCCTGTTCGACCGAGGGGACGACGGTCCACGAGGTACTGAAACCCGGCGGTCAGGTCACCGTCCGGTGTACGGACTGCGACCACGTCCACAAGGAGCGCTACGAACCGCCACGAGAGACGACCGTCGACGTCGTCGTCTCGCAGGGCGAGGAGTCGACCTCGACGACGCTCGACCTCCCCGACGGGGAGACGGTCGCCGTCGGCGACGAGTTCGTCGTCGACACGCCCGAGGCGATCATGCAGGTCCGGCTCACGTCGATCGAGGTCGGCGACGACAGCCGCGTCGAGGAGGCCGCCGTCGAGGACGTCGCCACGCTCTGGAGTCGCGCCGTCGACAACGTCCGCGTCAACGTGACGATCCACCCCAACGACGGCCGCGAGGACGCCTCCCGGAGCGTCGCGGTCGCGGTCCCCGGCGATCACGAGTTCGTCGTCGGCGAGACGGCAGCATTCGCCGACGAGGAGTTCGAGATCACGGGCGTGCAGGTCCGCGACGACGCTCCGGAGTACCGCTTCGAGAAACTCGACCACGAGGGCGATTCCGTCTTCGCCAAGGACGTCAAGCGAGTGTACGCCCGCGACGCCACGTCGGCCGCCTGGTCGCCGTGGTAG
- a CDS encoding RimK family alpha-L-glutamate ligase encodes MLRLAVTTRAETFDRLREPLAERGIEVAHLPAEGRTIDLTAPPEDGFDAGFVFPSRTPEGTALSALYGLPWVNDRGAVRTSRNKGGVIATLGATGLPVPKTTMVSNPVDEAAVVDAVEGFSWPVVIKPNSTTRGVGVAKATDLDSLLGVVDYLDLIHDYRATGDKTFLLQEYLPDARDYRVMVVDGAYAGAVERRLPDSDRSAGRWKHNVHRGAAARGVDLPADHRRLAERVAETLGVPYLGVDLLVTDDRVVVAETNARPTVDTATKYVPEFYDRLAGLIRRTAESGDGTENG; translated from the coding sequence ATGCTCCGCCTCGCGGTGACGACCCGGGCCGAAACCTTCGACCGCCTGCGAGAGCCCCTCGCCGAGCGCGGTATCGAGGTGGCACACCTCCCCGCGGAGGGGCGAACGATCGACCTCACCGCCCCGCCCGAGGACGGATTCGACGCCGGCTTCGTCTTCCCGTCGCGGACGCCGGAGGGGACGGCGCTGTCGGCGCTGTACGGCCTCCCGTGGGTGAACGACCGCGGCGCCGTGCGAACCTCGCGCAACAAGGGCGGCGTGATCGCGACGCTCGGAGCCACCGGTCTCCCGGTTCCGAAGACGACGATGGTGTCGAACCCCGTCGACGAGGCCGCCGTCGTCGACGCGGTCGAGGGGTTCTCGTGGCCGGTCGTGATCAAGCCCAACTCGACGACGCGAGGGGTCGGCGTCGCGAAGGCGACGGACCTCGACTCGCTTCTCGGCGTCGTCGACTACCTGGATCTGATCCACGACTACCGCGCGACGGGCGACAAGACGTTCCTCCTGCAAGAGTACCTCCCCGACGCCCGCGACTACCGGGTGATGGTCGTCGACGGGGCGTACGCCGGCGCGGTGGAGCGTCGCCTCCCCGACTCCGACCGGTCGGCCGGTCGGTGGAAACACAACGTCCACCGCGGGGCGGCGGCGCGGGGCGTCGACCTCCCGGCCGATCACCGCCGACTCGCGGAACGGGTGGCCGAGACGCTCGGCGTGCCGTATCTGGGCGTCGACCTTCTGGTGACCGACGACCGAGTCGTCGTCGCGGAGACGAACGCGCGGCCGACGGTCGACACCGCGACGAAGTACGTCCCCGAGTTCTACGACCGGCTGGCGGGGCTGATCCGGCGAACGGCGGAGTCGGGCGACGGAACCGAGAACGGGTAG
- a CDS encoding type II glyceraldehyde-3-phosphate dehydrogenase → MTQVGVNGYGTIGKRVADAVVAQPDMELVGVAKTRPNFEAETAARKGYPLYAAVPDRADRFEEEGLALAGTVDDLVAASDVVVDCTPSGIGAENRALYADHDTPAVFQGGEDADVADVSFNARGNYAEAVGADSARVVSCNTTGLSRILTPLDETYGVEKARVTLVRRGGDPGQTGRGPIDDILPDPVTIPSHHGPDVNTILPDVDIDTLGMKVPATLMHTHSVNVTLEEAVDAADVIDLFEDERRLFLVPPGADIDGAGKLKEFADDAGRPRGDLWENCIWEESITVEGRDCYLFQAIHQESDVVPENVDAVRALRGDADAEASMTTTEESMGIGLDYRG, encoded by the coding sequence ATGACACAGGTGGGCGTCAACGGGTACGGCACCATCGGCAAACGCGTCGCTGATGCGGTCGTCGCACAACCGGATATGGAGCTCGTGGGCGTCGCCAAGACGCGGCCGAACTTCGAGGCCGAGACGGCCGCGCGCAAGGGCTATCCGCTGTACGCTGCGGTGCCGGACCGCGCCGACCGGTTCGAGGAGGAGGGTCTCGCCCTCGCGGGCACCGTCGACGACCTGGTAGCGGCGTCGGACGTCGTCGTCGACTGCACGCCCTCGGGCATCGGCGCGGAGAACCGCGCGCTCTACGCCGACCACGACACGCCCGCGGTCTTCCAGGGCGGCGAAGACGCCGACGTCGCCGACGTGAGTTTCAACGCGCGGGGCAACTACGCCGAGGCGGTCGGGGCCGACTCGGCCCGCGTCGTCTCCTGTAACACGACGGGACTCTCCCGGATCCTCACACCCCTCGACGAGACGTACGGCGTCGAGAAGGCTCGCGTCACGCTGGTTCGACGGGGCGGCGACCCCGGACAGACCGGACGCGGACCGATCGACGACATCCTCCCCGACCCGGTGACCATCCCCTCCCACCACGGTCCGGACGTGAACACGATCCTCCCCGACGTCGACATCGACACGCTGGGGATGAAGGTGCCGGCGACGCTGATGCACACCCACAGCGTCAACGTGACGCTCGAAGAGGCGGTCGACGCCGCGGACGTGATCGACCTGTTCGAGGACGAACGACGACTCTTTCTCGTCCCGCCGGGCGCCGACATCGACGGCGCGGGCAAACTCAAGGAGTTCGCCGACGACGCCGGCCGGCCGCGGGGCGACCTCTGGGAGAACTGCATCTGGGAGGAGTCGATCACCGTCGAGGGGCGGGACTGCTACCTGTTCCAGGCGATCCACCAAGAGAGCGACGTGGTGCCCGAGAACGTCGACGCCGTCCGGGCACTGCGGGGCGACGCCGACGCCGAGGCGAGCATGACGACGACCGAGGAGTCGATGGGGATCGGCCTCGACTACCGGGGCTAA
- a CDS encoding protein-L-isoaspartate(D-aspartate) O-methyltransferase gives MGFDSARSDLVDRLLDAGRIDRPATERALRAVPRHEFVPVSRREAAYEDRPLPIGEGQTISAPHMVAVMSDLLAPDPGDRILEVGTGCGYHAAVTAEIVDDTVYSVEVERALADRARDRFDRLGYDVRVRVGDGFDGWPAKAPYDGAYLTCAPESVPDRIVEQVRPGGRIVAPVGRDRQELLRLTRRADGGIDRETHGGVRFVPMRSPDD, from the coding sequence ATGGGTTTCGACAGTGCCCGATCCGACCTGGTCGATCGCTTGCTCGACGCCGGGCGGATCGACCGCCCGGCCACCGAACGAGCGTTGCGTGCCGTCCCCCGTCACGAGTTCGTTCCGGTATCCCGTCGCGAGGCGGCCTACGAGGACCGCCCGCTCCCGATCGGCGAGGGACAGACCATCAGCGCCCCCCACATGGTGGCGGTGATGAGCGACCTGCTCGCGCCCGACCCCGGTGACCGGATCCTCGAGGTCGGTACCGGGTGTGGCTACCACGCCGCCGTGACGGCCGAAATCGTCGACGACACGGTGTACAGCGTCGAGGTCGAACGGGCGCTCGCCGACCGAGCGCGCGACCGTTTCGACCGACTCGGCTACGACGTTCGCGTCCGAGTCGGCGACGGGTTCGACGGGTGGCCTGCCAAAGCCCCCTACGACGGCGCGTACCTCACCTGCGCCCCGGAGTCGGTCCCCGATCGAATCGTCGAGCAGGTCCGTCCGGGTGGCCGGATCGTCGCTCCCGTCGGCCGCGACCGACAGGAACTCCTCCGTCTGACCCGCCGGGCCGACGGCGGCATCGACCGCGAGACCCACGGCGGCGTCCGGTTCGTCCCGATGCGCTCGCCCGACGACTGA
- a CDS encoding ATP-binding protein, whose amino-acid sequence MHVLGRDGRTEGTAARLGTYRAADGSDGAAVGLDLDGPHAALVVGKRGYGKSYTLGVLAEDAARAPGVAPVVIDPMGGFDGLAAGSVVPARVVDSPAVPASTLPAAAWPDLFDLSPTDPVGAVLWEAAAAADTLDGMATHVEAAGVDAGVRRAARNHLTLADSWDVFDADGLDATALLSGEATVLDCSTLGDRAASVLIHAVASGLYAACVDGRPSRLPWVFLDEAHAAFDGVASSALETLLTRGRTPGVSLIAATQRPGALPTTAVSQADLLVAHRLIVFSSNLYR is encoded by the coding sequence GTGCACGTACTCGGACGCGACGGCCGGACGGAGGGGACCGCCGCACGCCTCGGCACTTACCGCGCCGCCGACGGGAGCGACGGCGCGGCGGTCGGATTGGATCTGGATGGCCCTCACGCGGCGCTCGTGGTCGGCAAGCGTGGCTACGGCAAGTCCTACACGCTGGGCGTCCTCGCGGAGGACGCGGCGCGCGCCCCGGGCGTCGCGCCCGTGGTGATCGACCCGATGGGCGGGTTCGACGGTCTCGCGGCCGGGTCGGTGGTCCCGGCGCGTGTCGTCGACTCGCCCGCGGTCCCCGCGTCGACGCTCCCGGCGGCGGCCTGGCCGGACCTGTTCGATCTCTCCCCGACAGACCCCGTCGGGGCAGTGCTGTGGGAGGCCGCGGCCGCGGCCGACACGCTAGACGGGATGGCGACCCACGTCGAGGCGGCCGGCGTCGACGCCGGCGTTCGACGGGCCGCCCGGAACCACCTCACGCTCGCCGACTCGTGGGACGTGTTCGACGCCGACGGCCTCGACGCCACAGCGCTTCTCTCCGGCGAGGCAACCGTCCTCGACTGCTCGACGCTCGGCGACCGCGCCGCGTCGGTCCTGATCCACGCCGTCGCGTCGGGGCTGTACGCGGCCTGTGTCGACGGTCGCCCGTCGCGACTTCCCTGGGTGTTCCTCGACGAGGCTCACGCCGCCTTCGACGGCGTCGCGTCGTCGGCGCTGGAGACGCTGTTGACCCGCGGTCGGACGCCGGGCGTCTCGCTGATCGCCGCCACCCAGCGTCCCGGCGCCCTGCCGACGACGGCCGTCTCGCAGGCCGACCTGTTGGTCGCCCACCGACTCATAGTGTTTAGTTCGAATCTTTACCGGTGA
- a CDS encoding Hsp20/alpha crystallin family protein — protein MRGDDRDDPFGDIFDEIERMMNEMTGTGNGADAGVGHDAGFGSETHVDIYEEDGRIRLVADLPGVDKDGIDLKCDGKTLTISAASPRREYDERIRLPTRVDEHSASASFNNGVLQVTMDAVDDSAAIDVE, from the coding sequence ATGAGAGGCGACGACCGCGACGACCCGTTCGGCGACATCTTCGACGAGATCGAACGGATGATGAACGAGATGACCGGTACCGGCAACGGTGCCGATGCCGGCGTCGGCCACGACGCGGGGTTCGGCTCGGAGACCCACGTCGACATCTACGAAGAGGACGGCCGAATTCGACTCGTCGCCGACCTGCCCGGCGTCGACAAGGACGGTATCGACCTGAAGTGTGACGGGAAGACGCTCACGATCAGCGCCGCCTCTCCCCGCCGCGAGTACGACGAGCGCATCCGCCTACCGACTCGCGTCGACGAACACTCCGCGTCGGCCAGTTTCAACAACGGCGTCCTGCAGGTGACCATGGACGCGGTCGACGACTCCGCCGCCATCGACGTCGAATAG
- a CDS encoding NAD(P)/FAD-dependent oxidoreductase yields MTSVIVVGGGPAGLSAALFAAKNGLDATVFDTDETWMHKAHLFNYPGIGSIGGSEFMGVTRQQVDDFGVDRRQGEEVTGVSADGDGFAVTTDDGEYEASYLVLATGADRSLAEDLGCATTDEGVVDVGVDMETSVADAYATGAMVRAEEWQAVIAAGDGAAAALNILSKEKGEHFHDFDVPADATEAFGAMVDE; encoded by the coding sequence ATGACGTCAGTAATCGTCGTCGGCGGCGGTCCCGCCGGCCTGAGTGCGGCGCTGTTCGCGGCCAAGAACGGACTCGACGCGACGGTCTTCGACACGGACGAGACGTGGATGCACAAGGCCCACCTGTTCAACTACCCCGGTATCGGCTCCATCGGCGGCAGCGAGTTCATGGGCGTGACGCGCCAGCAGGTCGACGACTTCGGTGTCGACCGCCGACAGGGCGAGGAAGTGACCGGCGTCTCGGCCGACGGCGATGGCTTCGCCGTGACGACCGACGACGGCGAGTACGAGGCGTCGTATCTGGTGTTGGCGACGGGTGCCGATCGGAGTCTCGCCGAGGACCTCGGCTGTGCGACGACCGACGAGGGCGTCGTCGACGTGGGCGTCGACATGGAGACGAGCGTCGCGGACGCCTACGCGACGGGCGCGATGGTGCGCGCCGAGGAGTGGCAGGCCGTCATCGCGGCCGGCGACGGGGCGGCGGCGGCGCTGAACATCCTGAGCAAGGAGAAAGGCGAGCACTTCCACGACTTCGACGTGCCCGCCGACGCCACCGAGGCGTTCGGCGCGATGGTCGACGAGTAG
- a CDS encoding protein-L-isoaspartate O-methyltransferase family protein, which translates to MDPAVLREDMVDGVAHALDGLDERLGTAMRTVPRGAFVEDRPYDNRDGDHAGSDVLAPELVARLVGALDADPADDVLVVGVGVGYTSALLAELVGERHVHAVDIVRRLVLDARRNLGEAGYDGVLVDRRDGADGLPEYAPFDRVLVEAAAVRPPRALLDQLAPDGRLVMPMGLPEATLVAVEADDSPEGFAVVEEFGAATLAPLLVEGEQPDGVARNRTEREDREFERQGYFAPTGWEQNWIDWDDRLDGGRGHRRR; encoded by the coding sequence ATGGATCCTGCGGTGTTGCGCGAGGACATGGTCGACGGCGTCGCCCACGCCCTCGACGGCCTCGACGAACGGTTGGGAACGGCCATGCGGACGGTCCCGCGCGGGGCGTTCGTCGAGGATCGGCCCTACGACAACCGCGACGGCGACCACGCCGGCAGCGACGTGCTGGCCCCGGAACTGGTCGCCCGGCTGGTCGGTGCCCTCGACGCGGACCCGGCGGACGACGTACTCGTCGTCGGTGTCGGCGTCGGCTACACGTCGGCGCTTCTGGCCGAACTCGTCGGCGAACGGCACGTTCACGCCGTCGACATCGTTCGCCGTCTCGTCCTCGACGCCCGGCGCAATCTCGGCGAGGCGGGCTACGACGGCGTCCTCGTCGACCGCCGCGACGGTGCGGACGGCCTCCCGGAGTACGCCCCCTTCGACCGCGTGCTCGTCGAGGCGGCGGCGGTGCGTCCGCCCCGCGCCCTCCTCGACCAACTCGCCCCCGACGGTCGACTGGTGATGCCGATGGGTCTGCCCGAGGCGACGCTCGTCGCCGTCGAGGCCGACGACTCACCGGAGGGGTTTGCCGTCGTCGAGGAGTTCGGGGCGGCGACGCTCGCACCGCTCCTCGTCGAGGGCGAACAGCCCGACGGCGTCGCGCGCAACCGGACCGAGCGCGAGGACCGCGAGTTCGAGCGCCAAGGCTACTTCGCCCCGACGGGCTGGGAGCAGAACTGGATCGACTGGGACGACCGACTCGACGGCGGGCGGGGCCACCGTCGGCGGTGA